A window of the Aquarana catesbeiana isolate 2022-GZ linkage group LG05, ASM4218655v1, whole genome shotgun sequence genome harbors these coding sequences:
- the LOC141145996 gene encoding uncharacterized protein, whose amino-acid sequence MYKREHKKIQESMRSGASADDVYVPRLWYYNQLRFLDDQTEARASLSTLPSTLPFTLPSTPAEADEEQAGSSILDEPDMTIWSQDESIQEECGESGRQEETGPMDSLEEAGFTIILEEAGPSVRQEVAAPSEVAGQSEVAGPSEVAGPSRSLTESQVPPLHLPKKRARKGTVTQEASLRLMQEATRFLRSPPEAEESYGCYLASRLLQMDWEQRLICERLFGETIQKGLQGTLTRNTQLHEAAPLLLLLLLLLPQLKHQSHSLERRLQGRLQGRLQGSVEERLQGREESDDLGSVWSDGRRRLL is encoded by the exons atgtataagagggaacataagaagatccaggaatcaatgagatcaggagcatcagcagatgatgtttatgtacccaggctgtggtactacaatcaactccgttttcttgatgaccagactgaagccagggcatcactttcaacccttccctccacccttcccttcacccttccctccaccccagcagaggctgatgaggagcaagctgggtcttccatcctggatgaaccggatatgaccatctggagtcag gatgagtccatccaggaggaatgtggggaaagtggcaggcaggaggagaccgggcccatggacagcctggaggaggccggattcaccatcatcctggaggaggctgggcccagtgtcaggcaggaggtggctgctcccagtgaggtggctgggcaaagtgaggtggctgggccaagtgaggtggctgggcccagtaggagcctgaccgaatcccaagtgcctcccctccaccttcccaaaaaaagggccaggaaggggacggtcacacaggaggcatccctgcgcctcatgcaagaggccacccgttttttaaggagcccccccgaagcggaagagtcctatggctgctacttagccagcaggcttcttcaaatggattgggagcagcgcctcatttgtgagcgactatttggggaaacaatccagaaggggctgcagggcacgctaacacgaaacacccaactacatgaggcagcccccctcctcctcctcctcctcctcctcctgccacaactgaaacaccagagccacagcctcgaaagaaggctacagggaaggctgcagggaaggctgcagggcagcgtggaggaaaggctgcagggaagagaagaaagtgatgacctgggttcagtctggtctgacggaagacgcaggctgttgtag